In Nocardia asteroides, the following proteins share a genomic window:
- a CDS encoding ABC transporter ATP-binding protein: MERVSQPDPDLLIDFSDVTIRRSGRTLVGPVTWQVELDERWVVLGPNGAGKTSLLRMAAAELHPTSGAANLLGETLGRVDVTELRPRIGLSSAAVASRIPVDEKVSDLVVSAGYAVLGRWRERYDDIDTDRAVDMLETLGAEHLSDRTYGTLSEGERKRVLIARALMTDPELLLLDEPAAGLDLGGREELVERLGNLAADPDAPAMVLVTHHVEEIPPGFTHALLLKEGEVVGQGLLEDVLTAANLSAAFSQSIALDRVDGRWFARRARRAGQHRRA; this comes from the coding sequence ATGGAGCGCGTGTCGCAACCCGATCCCGATCTGCTCATCGACTTCTCCGACGTGACCATCCGCCGCTCGGGCCGAACGCTCGTAGGCCCGGTCACCTGGCAGGTCGAACTCGACGAACGCTGGGTGGTGCTCGGCCCCAACGGCGCGGGCAAGACCTCGCTGCTGAGAATGGCCGCCGCCGAACTCCATCCGACCTCCGGCGCGGCGAATTTACTGGGCGAGACGCTCGGCCGCGTCGACGTCACCGAACTGCGACCGCGCATCGGTCTGTCCTCCGCGGCGGTGGCCAGCCGCATCCCGGTCGACGAGAAGGTCAGCGACCTGGTGGTCTCGGCCGGCTACGCGGTGCTGGGCCGGTGGCGGGAACGCTACGACGACATCGACACCGACCGCGCCGTCGACATGCTGGAAACCCTGGGCGCCGAACATCTTTCCGACCGCACCTACGGCACCCTGTCCGAGGGTGAGCGCAAGCGGGTGCTGATCGCGCGCGCCCTGATGACCGACCCGGAACTGCTGCTGCTCGACGAACCCGCCGCGGGCCTGGACCTGGGCGGCCGCGAGGAACTGGTGGAGCGGCTGGGCAACCTGGCCGCCGACCCCGACGCGCCCGCCATGGTCCTGGTGACCCACCACGTGGAGGAGATCCCGCCGGGCTTCACCCACGCCCTGCTGCTCAAGGAGGGCGAGGTGGTCGGGCAGGGCCTGCTCGAGGACGTGCTCACCGCCGCGAACCTCAGCGCGGCGTTCAGCCAGTCCATCGCGCTGGACCGGGTCGACGGCCGGTGGTTCGCCCGCCGGGCCCGGCGGGCGGGTCAGCACCGCCGCGCCTGA
- a CDS encoding peptidyl-tRNA hydrolase, whose protein sequence is MGSAELSRVETEEQVRDDPAAFAARHAELARGYGGGGDPEDPALVQAMQMVLHIPKADPPPRSALLEAAAAAAVAVCLDPRSGPGGEWEPRYLAWKRSRIRKVARRARGAQWLAAGEVDGVTVEVDGAQARAFVPGPVGAIDQRVRKLQIGGTDLEHDEPGPVDPTLPVLWVNAALEMSVGKAAAQVGHASMLLAGALPVAAAADWAEREFRCAVRDAGARQWAELVAEVNAGRAVAVRDAGFTEVAPGSMTVIAVPATTT, encoded by the coding sequence ATGGGCAGCGCGGAGCTGAGCAGGGTGGAGACCGAGGAGCAGGTCCGGGACGATCCGGCCGCGTTCGCGGCGCGGCACGCCGAACTGGCGCGCGGCTACGGCGGTGGCGGCGATCCCGAGGATCCCGCGCTGGTCCAGGCGATGCAGATGGTCCTGCACATCCCCAAGGCCGACCCGCCCCCCCGCAGCGCGCTGCTGGAGGCCGCCGCCGCTGCGGCCGTCGCGGTCTGCCTCGACCCGCGCTCCGGCCCGGGCGGGGAGTGGGAGCCGCGGTATCTGGCGTGGAAGCGTTCCCGGATCAGGAAGGTGGCCCGGCGTGCCCGCGGCGCCCAGTGGCTGGCCGCGGGCGAGGTCGACGGGGTGACCGTGGAGGTCGACGGCGCCCAGGCCCGCGCCTTCGTCCCCGGCCCGGTCGGCGCGATCGATCAGCGCGTCCGCAAGCTGCAGATCGGCGGCACCGACCTCGAGCACGACGAGCCCGGCCCAGTCGACCCGACGTTGCCGGTGCTGTGGGTGAACGCCGCGCTGGAGATGTCGGTGGGCAAGGCCGCGGCCCAGGTCGGGCACGCGAGCATGCTGCTGGCCGGCGCGCTGCCGGTGGCGGCCGCCGCGGATTGGGCCGAGCGCGAGTTCCGGTGCGCCGTGCGCGATGCCGGTGCGCGGCAGTGGGCCGAGCTGGTCGCCGAGGTGAACGCGGGCCGTGCGGTGGCCGTGCGTGACGCGGGCTTCACCGAGGTGGCGCCCGGCTCGATGACCGTGATCGCGGTGCCCGCGACGACCACCTGA
- a CDS encoding protease inhibitor I42 family protein has product MLQCASVRKSSVVLLVVAGLLSGCGDDDDDDAYLSSTTITLPTTATPAAVGPVEVDQGFTGSTVGVELGQVLLVRLPQNPDDHGQWTPVNVEEGVLHAEPPQSEGLSTVYPFRAVGPGTATLQFAYGPAAEPPLAPGPEFILYVQVD; this is encoded by the coding sequence GTGCTGCAGTGCGCATCGGTCCGCAAGTCCTCGGTCGTCCTGCTCGTCGTCGCGGGCCTGCTCAGCGGGTGCGGTGACGACGACGATGACGACGCCTACCTCTCCTCGACGACCATCACCCTGCCGACCACGGCGACCCCGGCGGCCGTCGGCCCGGTGGAGGTCGACCAGGGTTTCACCGGCAGCACGGTCGGCGTCGAGCTCGGGCAGGTCCTGCTGGTCCGGTTGCCGCAGAATCCCGACGATCACGGGCAGTGGACGCCGGTGAACGTGGAAGAGGGCGTGCTGCACGCCGAACCGCCGCAGTCCGAGGGGCTCAGCACGGTGTACCCGTTCCGTGCGGTCGGCCCCGGCACGGCCACCCTCCAGTTCGCCTACGGTCCCGCCGCCGAACCGCCGCTCGCGCCGGGACCGGAGTTCATCCTGTACGTGCAGGTCGACTAG
- the serB gene encoding phosphoserine phosphatase SerB, producing the protein MDLADTTVLVTVTGPDRPGVTSVLLTALSKHQVSLLDVEQVVIRGRLTLGVLVSCPNDAEALQDDLEEAMNTVGMQVDVSVDAQIGKPPMSTHAVVVLGAPVTAHAFSAISRILAALGANIDTIRGIADYPVTGMELMVTATDTGADTDSRLRTALADVAVAEQVDIAVERAGLARRAKRLIVFDVDSTLIQGEVIEMLAAHAGVEEQVREVTEAAMRGELDFAESLRQRVATLEGLDASVIDEVADRIELTPGARTTIRTLRRIGFRCGVVSGGFRQVIEPLAHELELDFVQANTLEIVDGKLTGRVVGEIVDRAFKATALRKFAADAGVPMEQTVAVGDGANDIDMLNAAGLGVAFNAKPALREVADTALSHPYLDAVLFILGVTRDEVEAADARDGGVRRVPLLGR; encoded by the coding sequence ATCGACTTGGCCGACACCACAGTTCTCGTGACCGTCACCGGCCCCGACCGACCCGGCGTCACGTCCGTGCTGCTGACGGCGCTGTCCAAGCATCAGGTGAGCCTGCTGGACGTGGAACAGGTCGTCATCAGGGGTCGCCTCACCCTGGGCGTGCTGGTGTCGTGCCCCAACGACGCCGAGGCGTTGCAGGACGACCTCGAAGAGGCGATGAACACCGTCGGCATGCAGGTCGACGTCTCGGTCGACGCGCAGATCGGCAAGCCGCCGATGTCGACGCACGCCGTCGTCGTGCTCGGCGCGCCCGTCACCGCGCACGCGTTCAGCGCGATCTCGCGGATCCTGGCCGCCCTCGGCGCCAATATCGACACCATCCGGGGCATCGCCGATTACCCGGTGACCGGCATGGAACTGATGGTCACCGCGACCGACACCGGCGCCGACACCGACTCCCGGCTGCGCACCGCGCTGGCCGACGTGGCCGTCGCCGAGCAGGTCGACATCGCCGTGGAACGGGCGGGCCTGGCCCGTCGGGCCAAGCGGCTCATCGTGTTCGACGTGGACTCCACCCTCATCCAGGGCGAGGTCATCGAGATGCTGGCCGCGCACGCCGGCGTCGAGGAGCAGGTCCGCGAGGTCACCGAGGCGGCCATGCGCGGCGAGCTCGACTTCGCCGAATCGCTGCGGCAGCGGGTGGCCACCCTCGAAGGGCTCGACGCCTCGGTGATCGACGAGGTCGCCGACCGCATCGAACTCACCCCCGGCGCCCGCACCACCATCCGCACGCTGCGCCGCATCGGCTTCCGCTGCGGTGTGGTCTCCGGCGGGTTCCGGCAGGTCATCGAGCCGCTCGCGCACGAGCTGGAACTGGACTTTGTGCAGGCCAACACCCTCGAGATCGTCGACGGCAAGCTCACCGGCCGGGTGGTCGGCGAGATCGTCGACCGGGCGTTCAAGGCCACCGCGCTGCGCAAGTTCGCGGCCGATGCCGGGGTGCCGATGGAGCAGACCGTCGCGGTCGGCGACGGCGCCAACGACATCGACATGCTCAACGCCGCGGGACTGGGCGTGGCGTTCAACGCCAAGCCCGCGCTGCGCGAGGTCGCCGACACGGCGCTGTCGCATCCGTACCTGGACGCGGTGCTGTTCATCCTCGGCGTCACCCGTGACGAGGTGGAGGCCGCCGACGCCCGCGACGGCGGGGTGCGCCGGGTTCCGCTGCTCGGCCGGTAG